In the Sporosarcina sp. ANT_H38 genome, one interval contains:
- a CDS encoding ABC transporter ATP-binding protein, translated as MEERKTVLQVKDLQTTFFTDSGEIPAVDHIDFHLNEGEILGIVGESGCGKSVTSLSIMGLVPKPPGKVVGGKILFEDKDLLTMNEKQMRRIRGNDIAMIFQEPMTSLNPLFSIGNQMTEAVRIHEKGWSKKKAEGKAVEMLKLVGLPRAEEMMRDYPHQLSGGMRQRVMIAMALVCDPKVLIADEPTTALDVTIQAQILKLMRELNTRLNTAVLLITHDLGVVAETCERVIVMYAGQIIEEASVKMIFEDPQHPYTKGLIQSVPDMRYKKDRLYSIPGSVPKPGSIKHGCRFAARCEFAFDRCLKENPELYETSDVHQTRCFLYDKEGVKQHDNKALIES; from the coding sequence ATGGAAGAGAGGAAGACTGTCCTCCAAGTAAAAGATTTACAGACGACCTTTTTTACTGATTCGGGGGAAATACCGGCTGTTGATCATATTGACTTTCACTTGAATGAAGGAGAAATCCTTGGAATTGTCGGAGAATCAGGTTGCGGAAAAAGTGTAACTTCCTTATCGATAATGGGGCTAGTTCCAAAGCCTCCCGGAAAAGTTGTCGGGGGCAAAATATTATTTGAAGACAAAGATTTGCTAACCATGAATGAAAAGCAAATGCGGCGTATTCGGGGAAATGACATTGCAATGATTTTCCAAGAACCGATGACATCGCTGAATCCATTGTTCTCGATTGGCAATCAAATGACGGAAGCTGTTCGGATCCACGAAAAAGGTTGGTCTAAGAAAAAGGCTGAGGGAAAAGCAGTTGAAATGTTGAAACTTGTTGGTTTGCCTCGTGCAGAGGAAATGATGAGAGACTACCCACACCAATTATCAGGTGGAATGCGACAACGTGTAATGATTGCGATGGCACTGGTATGTGATCCTAAAGTACTCATTGCTGACGAACCAACCACTGCTCTCGATGTGACAATTCAGGCGCAAATTTTGAAGCTAATGCGAGAATTAAATACCAGATTGAATACTGCCGTTCTCCTTATTACTCATGACTTGGGTGTCGTTGCAGAAACATGCGAACGTGTCATTGTTATGTATGCTGGCCAAATCATTGAGGAAGCATCCGTTAAGATGATCTTCGAAGATCCACAGCATCCCTATACAAAAGGACTGATACAATCAGTTCCCGATATGCGCTATAAAAAGGATAGGCTCTATTCTATCCCGGGCAGCGTGCCGAAACCTGGTTCAATTAAGCATGGGTGCAGATTTGCAGCGAGATGTGAATTTGCATTTGATCGTTGTCTAAAAGAAAACCCAGAACTATATGAAACATCGGATGTTCACCAGACTCGATGCTTCCTATACGACAAAGAAGGGGTGAAACAGCATGACAACAAAGCCCTTATTGAAAGTTGA
- a CDS encoding ABC transporter ATP-binding protein has translation MTTKPLLKVEGLKKYFPVKKGILGRTVGHVKAVDDVSFYVNEGETLGIVGESGCGKSTTGRMLMRLLEPTEGTVEFDGKDLTSLSTEEMRKTRRDIQMVFQDPYASLNPRHTIEKILEEPLIVHGIDNSKERKKKVREFLEIVGLSAYHAKRYPHQFSGGQRQRIGIARALMTNPKLIIADEPVSALDVSIQSQVLNLMQDLQKEFNLTYIFIAHDLGVVRHISDRVGVMYLGKMVEMADSEQLYAKPLHPYTQALLSAVPVPDPAFKKEQILLEGDIPNPANPPSGCTFHTRCPHKMAICTKVTPKLVEHDSGHSVACHLYSGEQVDNDIKQLEGSI, from the coding sequence ATGACAACAAAGCCCTTATTGAAAGTTGAAGGTTTGAAAAAGTATTTCCCCGTTAAAAAAGGGATTCTTGGTAGAACAGTTGGGCATGTCAAAGCGGTGGACGACGTATCATTTTACGTTAATGAAGGAGAAACGCTCGGCATAGTTGGTGAATCAGGATGTGGTAAGTCGACAACGGGCAGAATGCTGATGCGTCTTCTTGAGCCTACTGAAGGAACAGTTGAATTTGACGGCAAAGATTTGACTTCCTTATCTACTGAGGAAATGCGGAAAACGAGACGTGATATCCAAATGGTATTCCAAGATCCATACGCTTCATTAAATCCGCGTCATACGATTGAAAAAATACTGGAAGAGCCTCTCATTGTACATGGTATTGATAATTCAAAAGAGCGGAAAAAGAAAGTGCGTGAATTTCTTGAAATAGTAGGACTAAGCGCATATCACGCAAAACGCTATCCGCACCAATTTAGTGGAGGACAGCGTCAGCGTATTGGAATTGCTCGGGCGCTAATGACAAATCCGAAACTGATAATTGCTGATGAGCCTGTTTCGGCTCTCGATGTGTCAATTCAGTCTCAAGTGTTAAACCTAATGCAAGACTTGCAGAAGGAATTTAATCTCACTTATATCTTCATTGCCCATGATCTTGGGGTCGTCCGTCACATAAGTGATCGTGTCGGAGTTATGTATCTTGGAAAGATGGTAGAAATGGCAGATAGCGAGCAGCTCTATGCGAAGCCACTACATCCCTATACGCAGGCATTATTGTCGGCGGTTCCAGTACCAGATCCAGCTTTCAAGAAAGAGCAAATTCTTCTTGAAGGGGATATTCCAAATCCTGCAAATCCTCCTAGCGGCTGCACATTTCATACGCGCTGTCCGCATAAGATGGCAATTTGCACGAAAGTTACACCAAAACTTGTTGAACATGATTCGGGTCATTCTGTCGCCTGTCACCTTTATAGTGGTGAACAGGTAGACAATGATATAAAACAGTTGGAGGGGTCAATATGA
- a CDS encoding ABC transporter substrate-binding protein, translated as MRKRKLGLLALMLLLVLSAALAACSSDAGEGKKEEGKKEEANTEEAKNVKDTLVFGRGGDSTSLDPSRVTEGESFKVTVNIYETLLNFGESDTEINPGLATEWEPSEDGLTYTFKLREGVKFHDGTDFNADAVVKNFERWAGGDAEKFPYYNTTFGGFKGDEGHVIESVTADGENTVLIKLTRPQAPFLKNIAMSMFAIASPTAFELGDDQLERNPVGTGPFKFVEWKPNETITIDKFDDYWDAELPKLKRIIFRSIPDNSARLNELMSGNIELADGINPSDGKSIEDNDELQLFERPSMNVGYLGLTVTRPPFDKKEVRQAFNYAIDKQSIIDSFFEGRADVAKNPMPPSISGYNDDIEGYEYNPEKAKELLKSVGLEDGFEMDLWAMPVPRPYMPDGKKVAEVIQKNLADIGITANIVSHEWATYLDLASKGDADAFMLGWTGDNGDADNFLYALLDEDNIGSNNYTYYKNDKLHDILIAAQTEINEDKRIELYKEAQVILHDEAPWVPLAHSTPLLGGSKDLTGFVPGPIASDLLSKVEFK; from the coding sequence ATGAGGAAAAGAAAGTTAGGGTTGCTAGCACTAATGTTGCTTCTCGTTCTTTCGGCAGCGCTTGCCGCTTGCTCGTCAGATGCTGGCGAAGGCAAGAAGGAAGAAGGCAAAAAGGAAGAGGCCAATACTGAAGAAGCTAAAAACGTGAAAGATACATTGGTCTTCGGACGTGGTGGGGATTCAACTTCTCTTGATCCATCAAGGGTAACGGAAGGGGAATCCTTCAAAGTAACGGTTAATATTTACGAAACGCTTCTGAATTTCGGGGAGAGTGATACAGAAATTAATCCAGGACTTGCAACTGAATGGGAGCCAAGTGAAGATGGTTTAACGTATACGTTCAAACTACGTGAAGGCGTTAAGTTCCATGATGGAACTGACTTCAATGCTGACGCGGTCGTAAAAAACTTCGAGCGTTGGGCAGGTGGGGATGCAGAAAAATTCCCATATTATAACACGACGTTCGGTGGTTTTAAAGGTGATGAAGGTCATGTTATTGAGTCGGTTACAGCAGACGGCGAAAATACAGTCCTAATTAAATTAACACGCCCGCAAGCACCATTCCTTAAAAATATAGCAATGAGTATGTTTGCAATTGCAAGCCCAACTGCATTTGAATTAGGTGACGATCAATTAGAAAGAAACCCAGTAGGTACAGGCCCATTCAAGTTCGTAGAATGGAAACCAAATGAAACAATCACAATTGACAAATTTGATGACTATTGGGATGCAGAACTACCAAAACTTAAAAGGATTATCTTCCGTTCAATTCCTGACAACTCTGCACGGTTGAATGAATTGATGTCTGGAAATATCGAACTTGCAGATGGCATTAATCCATCAGATGGCAAATCGATTGAGGATAATGATGAGCTTCAGTTATTTGAACGTCCATCTATGAACGTAGGCTATTTAGGTCTTACAGTAACACGCCCTCCTTTCGATAAAAAAGAAGTGCGCCAAGCTTTTAACTATGCAATTGACAAACAATCAATTATTGATTCGTTCTTCGAAGGACGTGCGGATGTCGCGAAAAATCCGATGCCGCCATCTATTTCAGGCTATAACGATGATATCGAAGGATATGAATACAATCCTGAAAAAGCGAAAGAACTACTAAAATCGGTAGGACTTGAAGACGGTTTTGAGATGGATCTATGGGCAATGCCGGTACCACGTCCATACATGCCAGATGGTAAAAAAGTTGCTGAAGTCATTCAGAAAAACCTTGCAGACATAGGCATTACTGCAAATATTGTTTCGCATGAATGGGCAACTTATCTTGACCTTGCAAGTAAAGGGGATGCAGATGCGTTTATGCTCGGCTGGACTGGGGATAACGGAGATGCAGATAACTTCCTATACGCTTTGCTAGATGAAGATAATATCGGTAGCAATAACTATACGTACTATAAAAATGACAAACTCCACGACATTCTTATCGCAGCACAAACTGAAATAAATGAAGATAAACGTATTGAATTGTACAAAGAAGCACAGGTCATCCTTCATGATGAAGCACCGTGGGTACCACTTGCTCACTCAACTCCGCTTCTTGGAGGATCTAAAGATTTAACAGGTTTCGTTCCAGGCCCAATTGCCTCGGATTTATTGTCGAAAGTAGAATTCAAGTAA